In Passer domesticus isolate bPasDom1 chromosome 9, bPasDom1.hap1, whole genome shotgun sequence, a genomic segment contains:
- the LOC135308289 gene encoding uncharacterized protein LOC135308289, translated as MALALRLLLLLLLAVALTAWAAQAAPLQVWRADWDRDMAYMEKLVHNSWKTPEHGGGPPAIKKEEMAGRKKLEAAKHLDEMLSDLERRRAMEQKSMQMAPYHTGSNGSVSVPDGGKEELPDMGKGIGEVLGKSDTNAQNPQNNRRIVCPQDVRRSCMIGTVVTLFTVPLSMVLCYAGFRWWKEKKHRAAAAPASQPRRCDSPWPPGSPESFEFCNYQTWPLQQQQLPKKADYQPSVPPPRPPIPAVKQKSPEIPPPPPLPSPPPWSS; from the exons atggcccttgctctgcgcctcctactcctgctcctcctggccgtggccctgactgcctgggctgcacaggcgGCTCCACTCCAAGTgtggcgagcag atTGGGATCGTGACATGGCTTATATGGAAAAGCTAGTGCATAACAGTTGGAAGACTCCAGAGCATGGTGGAG GTCCTCCTGCAATTAAGAAGGAAGAGATGGCAGGCAGGAAGAAATTAGAAGCAGCCAAACATCTGGACGagatgctgagtgacctggagagacgccgtg caATGGAGCAAAAGTCCATGCAGATGGCGCCATATCATACTGGAAGCAATGGCTCTGTGTCAGTCCCTgatggaggaaaggaggagttGCCAGACATGGGCAAAGGCataggag aagTTCTTGGCAAGTCAGACACAAATGCCCAGAATCCACAGAACAACCGAAGAATTGTCTGCCCTCAGGACGTGCGCAGGTCCTGCATGATAGGCACGGTGGTGACACTGTTCACAGTGCCACTTTCCATGGTGCTGTGCTATGCTGGGTTCCGGTGgtggaaggaaaagaaaca TCGCGCTGCCGCAGCTCCAGCATCCCAGCCGAGAAGGTGTGACTCTCCCTggcccccagggagcccagagagCTTCGAGTTTTGCAACTATCAGACAtggcctctgcagcagcagcagctgcccaagAAAGCAGACTACCAGCCCTCCGTGCCTCCCCCACGGCCCCCCATCCCGGCCGTGAAGCAGAAGTCTCCCGAGATCCCCccacctcctcccctccccagcccaccGCCCTGGTCCAGCTAG
- the LOC135307126 gene encoding EF-hand and coiled-coil domain-containing protein 1-like, whose amino-acid sequence MEPPEGWDPYGQPARRMQWLVSALAYHYRLDRGVENEIVVLATGLDQYLQEIFHHLDCAGAGRIPGEDFHTLCQVLGLEEAAEPEECAGLWDGLSAELTFRQFHARLCGHFSTRAESRLPLSRESEHIETQIRLRSPRRRRADPAGSGAAGSAERRPPEPCSRECYEEIVALEQAKDRLAKLEEENGSLRKLVEDMRAALQSSDAWCLALQVGLRKSRASHREEGSCFTGRKRALTQKHSQSKYLQSVLEEMELIRSSGDGEVEEAIRFSQELEKELESSQEALVSLEDCNRHLKREQAEMRRKVEEARQAVLNSLGKVKELEVRANEVPHLQIHIQQLESQLQHYR is encoded by the exons ATGGAGCCGCCTGAGGGCTGGGACCCCTACGGGCAGCCGGCCCGGCGCATGCAGTGGCTGGTCAGCGCCCTCGCCTACCACTACAGGCTGGACCGCGGCGTGGAGAACGAGATCGTTGTGCTGGCCACTGGCCTGGACCAGTACCTGCAGGAGATCTTCCACCACCTGGACTGCGCCGGGGCGGGCCGCATCCCCGGCGAGGACTTCCACACGCTGTGccaggtgctggggctggaggaggcgGCGGAGCCCGAGGAGTGCGCGGGGCTGTGGGACGGGCTCTCGGCCGAGCTCACCTTCCGCCAGTTCCACGCGCGGCTCTGTGGCCACTTCAGCACCCGCGCGGAGTCGCGGCTGCCGCTGAGCCGGGAGAGCGAGCACATCGAGACCCAGATCCGCCTGCGCagtccccgccgccgccgcgccgacCCCGCCGGCAGCGGAGCCGCAGGCAGCGCTGAGCGGCGGCCGCCGGAGCCCTGCTCCCGAGAGTGCTACGAGGAGATCGTGGCGCTGGAGCAG GCCAAGGACCGCCTCGCcaagctggaggaggagaacgGCAGCCTGCGGAAGCTGGTGGAGGACATGCGCGCCGCCCTGCAGAGCAGCGATGCGTGGTGCCTGGCGCTGCAG GTGGGACTGCGGAAGAGCCGTGCCAGCCATAGAGAAGAAGGATCCTGCTTCACAGGGAGGAAGAGAGCGTTAACACAGAAGCACTCCCAGTCCAAGTATctccaaagtgtcctggaggagaTGGAGCTCATCCGGAGCTCCGGGGATGGGGAGGTTGAAGAAGCCATCAGGTTCAgtcaggagctggagaaggagctggagagcTCTCAGGAAGCTCTGGTCAGCCTGGAAGATTGCAACCGTCACCTGAagagggagcaggcagagatgaGGAGGAAGGTGGAAGAGGCCAGACAGGCTGTCCTGAACAGTCTTGGCAAAGTGAAGGAGCTGGAAGTGAGAGCTAACGAGGTGCCACATCTGCAAATACACatccagcagctggaatcaCAACTGCAGCACTACAGGTAG